The DNA segment CATAACCAGCCTGGGTGCTGTTCCCATTCACCAGGGCCGTCACTCGAAGCACATTGGACTTGCCAGTCGCTTcttcttcctgcccctcctcctcctcttcttctccatCTGAATCCACCAGCACGAAGACATCATTTGAGTCTTGATTCCTGTGATCAGGAGGGCCAatgaaagtgatggagaatgctgCAGGGCTGCCCCTTCCCTCTTTCTTCCAGCCCCCGGCCTTCCTCCATTCCCCCAGGGGGCTACAGAATTGTACCTGTGGCTCTAACCGGGTGTTGCTAGTTATGGCTGGTTTGTCAAGTCCTGTACTCACAGCTGCTAGGGCAGCACCACGCCCTCAGAGTTCACTGATAGCAATAGTGCTGAtagggctttgcagcttggcagcatttttcatccaaagTCCTCAGAGCAGTTTACAAACATTCATGGATAAATCCCCATCATCACCCTGTGAGGTGAGTACTTTCCCCActgcacaggtggggaaactgaggcatgcaggtggggaaggaaatcaCCCAAATTCCACACAAGAGtggagccagggacagaacccagaagGGGAATGGAGGAACAATAAGCACTAGAAAAGGGTGCTGGAGTGAAAAACACCACGACCCCTGGAAGGTTCTTGTTTTGGGGGGTTGATGTCACTTGGGGTGGAGAAGCTATTTGTCAGCCAGAGAGGCAGCATGTTGCTGCTTTTATTTACTCCCTAAACTACAAAGAACAAGGCAGAATCACCTTGTCTTCAGGGAGCAGGGGATGCGACTCAAAAGCCAGGGCCTCTCCAGCAATCTCAAAGACATTGCATAACAAGAACAGCCAAGGAGTGTCCGTTACCttatccctccctcttccccacaacTTAGTTTAACCAAACAGCACGAGAGGAATTTAGTTTGGTGTTTCCTTCCCTAGAGGCGGCATAGTCACTCGGGTCAGTGTAACACACGTGATCTCATCCCTTCTAGCGGCTGTTCCACCGGTGACAGAAGCCTGGCTACTAGCAATAGCTAAGAGAGAGTCTCAGTTAGCTCAAGTGACTGGGGCCTGTGGCTTTGGTCCTTGGTTCTGTGCAGGACGTGGCATCCGTACAACTGCACTCACCTTAGCCGACGATTTCAGTTGGTACAGCTCCTACCTTGGGTCGCGTCTATCCTAGTTACACCCGCAGCAGGTCTACCGGACTGCAGATATACCTAGGTTTGCACAGAGATCGGGGGAAGGAAAACACTCACCTGAATATGctgcctgtgggggagggggaaagaagagggagggggaaaaaaagatttaagaGGCCTTCATAAACATGGTTCCTCAGACAAAGCAAAGGCAGTTTCACGGTAAGATCATTTGCTGCCTTTGGCAATATTGTCTATTATACTGAATTGGGACTGTCCAGGCAATCGCCACACGGCCCAGGAAGGCGGTGGAAGGCCTCGGGGAGGTGGTGCTGTCCCACTGAAGCAGCAGAAGGCAGCTGTGGTCGGCTCAGAGACGGATGAGACGACAGCATCAGATACAACTtcgcaggggaaggggagggcggtTTAGCACAAGACACACACGATCTCCAGTACTGTGCAAGGTCCCGCAGAGAGACAGCCATGCCATCCACTCTTGGTCGGCTATGCAAGTGCCCCCGCTCTCTGGGTACCTCTGGCCTTGCTCCTGAAGTGCACACAGTTCCTACAGGGGCTAGGGGAAGGAGCCCAAGGTAAGGTGTGCGCATCAGTGGTGGACACAGgtaagtggggtggggagggccccAGGATTACAGGCTGGGGATAAAACTGAAGGACTGCACCAGGTCAGGTCTGGAGAAGCAGAGCTCTCATCTGTGCGCCTTGTggctgggagggcagagggggtgcCAGGGTGGAGGGGGTGCCAACTCCTCTTACCTTTCAGGCACAGGAGGGGGTTGTAGTACAAAATGATTCCAGCGATGACCAGaattcccagcagcagcaggaccacGACTGTTCCCACCACCCCGACTATATTCACCGGCTCTGtgcggaggagaggagagacgCAGAAGCTCAGCCTATGGGATTGTCACTGGCTAGACGCAGGTGATGGGGTCGGTCAGAGTGCTGCCCTGGTGCCAACGGTTACCCTGTAAGTGGCCTGCTCCGTTGGCAAGATGGGTGCGTCGCCATCATGTACACACACCGCATGCAGATGAAAACCACTGCAGTGTGCCACGGGAACTGCCCCTGGCTAGGCTCTGACTGACTGCAGATTTCAGCCGGTGCGTTTAATACAGCTACACAGTAGGCCTCAGGAAGGGACCGCACCAGTCACTCAGCTGACCCGTAAACAGCTTCTATCACACATCAGGCTGGATTGTGTCGTTTTTCACACTGATCCTGCCACCTCTGGCAACTGGACCCATTCACTAGACTAAGATCACGGCTCTGCCAGCCAGTGTCCGCTGTCCCCCCCGCTCCCGCATGCAGCTGGGAATGCTCCGATGGACAGAGGTACATGGGAGACAACTATGAACCCACACAAATGAGACATAAGCTCATCTCTCCATGGGGTTTTACGTCTCACGGGAAGCCCTAGAGAAGAGGAATCCAGGTCAGTACATCAGAGACTCACTTATTGCTCCTGTTCATGTCATGCGCCCGCTCCTCGCATCCTGCTTCagctacccccctccccagctacaGCATTGCTAACTTACTCTTCACAGTGAGGGAAACGTAGGCTTCCTTCAGCCCCACGGGGTTCTCGGCTTTGCAGACATAGTAGCCTTCGTCAGCGTTGTGGGAGCAGTTCTGAATGGTGAGATTGGAGACGCTGCCCTCTTGGGTGACCAGGTACCTCCCACCAGACTGGATCTCCACCTCAGGCTGGGACACATTCCGAAGCCAGCTGATTCTCGCAGAGGGATTGCTCTCCATCACTTGGCACGTGAGGGACACGGTGCCACCCACAAagcaggtcttcagtggctccgTCGCCAGCAAAGGGGCTTCTaaacagggagggaggaagggagtcGAGAAGGAGGTTGAAAATCCTATAGTAAAAAGATCTTATGTTTCTATAGCAACTTTCAAATGACCTCCTGTATTGGTGTATGTACAAGAACCCTGGGTCCACACTGACAGGCAGCCACTGCCCACCCAGATAATTAGAGGAGGCACGGGCCTGGGTCTCAGGAGATCTgcattcaattcccagctctgcttgaCTGCCTtttttgaccttgggcaagtcttttaGGCCCTGGTTCCAAGCACTTGCCCACcttcaaagttaagcacatgctttgctgaaaCAGGGCCAGATCAAGGTTGCCAACATCATTAGGGACTTTTTAAATTCtcggccccagtcctgcaaacctgTACATGCCTGAGCAGCTGTATGCACGTGAGTCATCTCACGGACCTCCATGGAACTATCTGTGTCCATCAAGTTATGCCCCGGCGGAGGCTCTGGGCCACAGGATCTGATCCCCACTGCCTTGGGCCCTGCATAACCATTTACTGTCATATCAGACGCTCCCATCCTAGTGTTTCCCCGCACTTTCCACAGCTAGAAATAGCAACAGGAggcgcagggcaggggagaatcagaTTCCCTGGATGACTCACTGCCCTCAGACCCGTGTCTGGGGCTCTCAGTGGAGCCAAGCTGGCAGCCTGGCTCTCCACATGCACAGGTTCGTTAATGGCTAACCAGGGAGGGACAGGCTGACGCACTTATCTGCACAGTGCAGGTTGGCTGCTCTTCCTCCTGCTTTAGGATGTGGCTCCCGACACACTTGAACACCTTCCCGTGGAAGAGGCGAGAGCTGCTCAGAGTTTCCACGTGGGTGTCCCCGGTGCCTGTTGCATTAACGACCCAGCTCGAATTCTCCAGGTCTCGCCCCTCTTCTGTCCACTGGAGGACGGGGTGCGGGTATCCCCCGGGCCAGTTACAAAACAACTGCAGCATCAACCCCACTTGGGCAGTTTGAGCCCAACACCTTGGGACCGACAGCGGGGGATCTAACGACAAAACAACACTGAGATTAACCACGCCGTGAAACCGTCACAGTGTCAGCACTTTAGCCTGCGAGGTATTATTTTTCCCCtagctccttttaaaaatcttatggtTCTTCTCTCCTTCCACTTGTCTCAATTCCCTCCCTGCAATCCCACACCagtcttcggggggggggggggggggaatgtgtgCTCTTTTCATAGCAGCATACAGCAATCACTGGAGACCTGGGATGAGGTCCCCAGCAGAAAAGGCAGTGGGGCAATCTCAACCCAGCCCTTACAGGGAGCAAGGAAGTCTGTTCCCCTAAACACTAGGCAGTGAACCATCCTTATGCTGTGCAGGGCAGTTTTGGTTTTAGCGTGTGCGTTATCTGATGTTAATACAGCAGTATGTCTTAGCAATCACACCTTCGTCCTTCCTGATACATTGTGGTGCACACACAGTCCCTCGCAAGCCAGATCTCAGGTGTCATGTACCTGCATAGCTGCACTGACTTCACAGGGGCTACCTCAGTTTACACCAGGTGAGAATAGGGCCCTACAGCTTcagagcactgtacaaatattactTGTCAGTAAACAGCATAGAaacgaggtgggtgaggttatatcttttattgatgcaacttctgttgatgaaagagacaagcttctgagctacactgagctcttctccagctctgggaaTTATCTTTCCcacagctgaagaagagctctatgtagctccaaagcttgtctctctcaccaacagaagttggtccaattaaaggtATAACCGCACCCACCACATCTCTCTGATATCCTGAGCCCAACACAGCTATAACACTGCAAACCGTAAATACCATCATCAATGGGCACGAGTGAAATCTCTCACGTCACCCACAGCGTGTGGAAAATGACAAGACTCTTGCTAAATGCATTCAGTTCGATGACATGGGATGACATTTGGTGCCGCAGAAATGATCAGTATGTCTGTTTCCAGTTGTGTGCAAAGCTGCACAAGGTAGATGAGGTTAGACCCAGCTCCAGCTCAGGGTTAGACTTGAGGCCCAGATTACCAAGATCATCCGTTCAAACCTGATTCGGACAGTATGCCTATCCTGGATCAGACTCACAAGCATGTTTGAGGCAGATTTGGATACCGAGATTctaacccacccccacccttagGAGGGTTCAGGGGTGAAGGTTTACATTTGGACCCAATTTTTTTGTAGCAAAAGGTTTTAAGAGGCAAAAGCCAGGATACCATTCCCACTCTGATCACCCCTTGTGCTAACACCCAGTCCTACTGGCAAGGAAAACACCAGAAAAGCACCCCCCGTCCCATTCCTTTCCCCAAGCCATAACACTGCAAACGCTCTTACGCACAGTAGACCAGGAGCTCCTTGGTTGATGTCCGACTTCTGCCACTGAGAGGGTTCCTTGCTGTGCACGAGTAGTTCCCCTGGAAGCGTGAGGATAGATTTTGCAGGGTGTAGACGGTGGAggagccattgacttcagtaaacgTTTCTGGGGCCgaactgggcagctggaaagtCCACGTCATGGTGGGCTCCGGATGGGAGCTGCTAGTGCAGCTGAACATCACAGTGTCGCGTTTGTCTACGTACACCGTGCCATTGGGCAGTGCTGCGGCAGGGGAGATGCTGACAGACACGTTGCTGGGGCCACCTGAAATGGGCAAGGAGAAACCAGAACTGGGGTGTGTAACAAAGCAGTCCCCTCAAAGCAGCGTAAAGTGCTACCTTACGTCTGGGCAAAGCTTGCCCAATATTTAGCTGGGGAATTCTGGTTATCTGGGGTCCCCCACAAGCTCTGAAGGGGTCCTCCCCCAGTTTGACAATGCCCATGCATGTTGTGCGATCTACCTCCAATGGCCTTTAAAGGCCTCATGGGGAAGTAgccagctgcagccctgagctgcaGGAGCCCCCATTGCAGCCAAAGCGTCAGTGCTTCCCAATGCACCTGGCAACCAAGAaacctgccagcccagccctgaggcAGGAGGCTAAACTTTGGCGTCCCATGTGGCCACAGAACAGCTAGCAGGATGGGAGCCTGGGTCTTCAGCTTGCGGGATCGGGGTCTTAGCAATGAGCCCCTGGGCCCAGATCCAGGCCTCCTCCGTTTCTGTCAGCCCTACTCTGCTTGCTGCAAGCGGGCTGCATGTGCCAGCTCTGCTTTGCAGCCCAGATCAACGTACAAACTGCAATTCAACTGCGGGGTCAAATTCCACAATCCAGAGGACCTAGGGAAAGTCATTTCTGGACTTCTTCCAGGACTGTTGGTTTGATAGCAACTGGGATTATGTTtggtttattatttaaatagtgaAAGAATTGAGCGAGGGTAAAGCAAGTCAAGAGCCATCTGAAGCTCCAGACTGCTACATTCGCAGAGGAGTGAGAGGATGGGGGTGGTGGAACACAGGACAGGGGGCTGCTCCCAGCTGTTGCAAAGAGTGGGGCGGAGCGTGCTTTCTCCTTATTTCCGGTctatattttgtttgctttaagcTCCACATCCATTCACGTGTATTTTTGGCACTCAAACAGTAATCAAACAACTCCCCCTAGTAATAGTCTTGGGGATTTCAGGGTTAGCACATTATGTTACCGCACCAGCCTGCGCAACCCGACTCCTAATTCAACTCTATCTTTAGAGAGCAGTTGTTGACACAGGGGCTGTCAAACAAAGCCTGGCACTGCAGTCTGTACAGGAGAGGGCCCAAGGGAAAGGAGATCTGCGGGCTGCTTTGTAGAGCATTTATCCAGTTggcagcaaaaacaacaacatagtTTGCCAGCAACACCCCAAACCAGGAGCAGCTTCTAAGTAAGGAGTGTCTGCTTCCTTTGGGCAGGAGTAtggactagggctgtcaagcgattaaaaaaaataattgcgatGAATTGCActgaaacaataacagaataccatttaaatatttttggatgttttctacattttcaaatatgttgatttcaattgcaacacagaatgcaaagtgcacagtgctcacttgatatttatttttgattacaagtatttgcactgtaaaaaaacaaaagcagtagcatttttcaattcacctgcaagtacaagtactggagtgcaatctctttatcatgaaagttgaacttacaaattagaatcatgttaaaaaaaacctgcattcaaaaataaaacaatgtaaaattgtagagcctgcaagtccactcagtcctacttcttgttcagccaatcactcagacaaacaagtttgcttacatttgcaggcgataatgctgcccacttcttgtttacaatgtcacctgaaagtgagaacaggcattcgcatggcactgttgtagccagcatcacaagatatttatgtgccagatgtgctaaagattcatatgccccttcatgcttcaaccactattccaggggacatgcgtccatgcagatgatgggttctgctcgataacaatccaaagcagtgcggaccgatgcatgttcattttcattatctgagtcagatgccaccagcagaaggttgattttcttttttggtggttcgggttctgtagtttttgcatcggagtattgctcttttaagacttctgaaagcatgctccacaccttgcccctctcagattttggaaggcacttaggattcttaaaccttgggttgagtgctgtagctatctttagaaatctcacattggtaccttctttgcgttttgtcaaatctgcagtgaaagtgttcttaaaatgaacaacatgtgctgggtcatcatccaagactgctataacatgaaatctatggcagaatgcggataaaacagcaggggacatacaattctcccccaaggagttcagtcacaaatttaattaacacattaattTTTAACGAGcctcatcaacatggaagcatgtcctctggaatggtgaccaaagcatgaatgtttagcgtatctggcacataaataccttgcaatgccagctacaaaagggccatgcaaatgcctgttctcactttcaggtgacattgtaaataagaagagggcagcattatcgcctaCAAATGTAAATGTAGgcactgaagttttacattgttttgtttttgagtgcagttatgtaacaaaaaaaattctacatttgtgagttgcactttcatgacaaagagattgcacgacagtaattgtgtgaggtgaattgaaaaataccatttcttcagtttatcatttttccagtgcaaagatttgtaatcaaaaataatatacactttgatttcaattgcaactcAGAagacaatatatatgaaaatgtagaaaaacatccaaaatctttaataaatttcaattggtattctcttgtttaacagtgtgattaaaattgcgattaattgtgattaattttttttaattacgattaatttttttgagttaatcatgtgagttcactgtgattaatcaacagccccaGTATGGACTTTTCCATTGGGCTGGTTAGGGAGGATACAGAGTGTAGCAAACCTGTAGCCTCCCTTTCCTTTCTGTTATGCATGGAGTTTAGGTAGCAGAGTTAGGCTATATGCTGTTCATAGGGCTTGAGAGAGAGGTTTCTATTGCTCATAAATAGTATCAACTATGTACGCTAGGGAAACCATTTATCCTGATGTAGAACTTGCCATTTGAGAGCGCTCACACCACTTTCTAAACACGAAGTAATTAAGCTGCACTGGCCCCTCTGCAggaagaattattatccccattttatagataggggaACCGAGGCACCCAGGTCAAGCAACTTGCTCAGAATCACACAGagagttagtggcagagccaggactccgatgcccagttccctgctccatcTCTAAGGGCTGACAAGGGAAGGCTGCACAGGCTCACCCAGAGCTCATTTGCATACtagtataaacaaacaaaacattcgTTTCCTTTGACTCACCCACTTCACACAAATTTTCAGGGAAAAGTAGCTGGAAGCAGGTGAAATCCCCACCCTGCTTTGAACAGTCTCTATACTGCGAACACATCCTTTCTCGGGATTTGGCTTTGTTGGTAACTCCAGTGACTAAGCATAAGCCTCAGTATAAGCTTTCTTGCCAAAACTGGATGTTTCTAGCTGCAGAACTTCCACTGCCCCGGATCCAAAGAGCCAGCCCAACGTTTGCTGGAGTGACCTGCCAGCATGAGTCATCAGAAACTACTCCACAGCTTTATTCAGGGTCCAAGTACTTGAGCTTAGGGTGACTCAGCGGAAAAGCATCTTTGTGCTGGGTCTGGGAATCTGCCACCAGAACTAGTGTTCTGTTAGCCTCTGAACTCCTGGCTGACATCAGTATAACCCGACTGGCGTCGAGACACATTTCAAAACAGCAGCTCGAGAACTGTCCTCACCTGTGATGAGCCACCGTTGATACCAAAGTAAGTATGAACGTTCCAGGAGATTGGGTGTGCGTTTCCCCTCAAGTCACACACCTCTGCACCACCACAAACACGGGACAATGGCTAAAAGCCACAACTGAACTCCTGTTGAGTGCTATAGTTAATTCTATCTGATATTTGGGACCttttcatttagattttaaaGCAGAAGGGACCGTTCTGAGggcccagtctgacctcctggacaaCAGACCAGAGAACTCACCCAATCATTCCTGCACCatttctggctgagctagagtgTCTCTTTTCGAAAGATACCCAATCTCGACCGAAAGACTGCAAGCGATGGAGAAACTACCACATTCCTCGGTAAGTTCTTCCAGTGCTTAATGAGCCTCGCTGTGGAAAATGTGCCCCTTGTTTCCCATTTGAATTGGTCTAGCTTTAGCTTCCAACCGTTgaatctcattatgcctttttctgctgggTTAAAGCATtgtctgctatcagaaatctgtCCCCGCTGTAGGTCCTTGTAGACAGTGGCCAAGTCACTCTTAACCTTCCTTTGGATTAACTAAAAAGACTGAGCTTTTAACAGGAAGTCCATGAACTGGGTCCTGTTTTATATATTCCAGGTAAAACaccaaaatatcaaaacaaacaaacaaacaaacacaaaaccccAGTGCAATGATAATACAGACCATGTCTGTGGTGTTCGACCAAGTGTAAATAACTAAGGCTCACAAGCAGCCCTAAGAGGTGGTTACATACTTTtacaactggggaaactgagtcacagaatggttgaatgacttgcccaagatcactggGAATTAGCGGCAGGGTTGGGATTAGAACTCTAGAGTCTCTACTTCCCAGGCCTATGCTCAAACTACTAACCCACATGCTGCAGCAGCCTAATGTTTATTTCTTGCATCTGAATACTCCACACATCAGCTGTTCGTGTGAAATCCATGGTGGAGTTCCCTGCACTGGGAAGGGCCTCTCTCCCTGCGCGACCTTTCAGAGCGCTGCTCTGGGCAAAATAGGTGCAGCAGCTCTCCGTCAGAGGAACACTCTGAACACAAACAGGAAATAAGGCTGAGAGAAAGGATACAAAGGATACAATAGCCTGCACACAGCAGGTAAcgaacaaggaagaaaggagctaATGCAGAATGTCACACACAAGGGGACTGGATATCTCAAGAGGTAGCAGGACACAGACTATTCCTCATTCCAGAGTACGTCTTCATTTGAGttggaggtgtaaattccagcgtCGACTTGGGTGGACCTAGGCGCACTCGCTTGGATTGAGCTAGTCCGCTCGAAGTAGCAGAGTGACTTCCCCGCCCTTACAATCCCGCCTGGGCCTCGAGGCACATACTCTGGCAGCTAGCCCATCCCACCAGTCATGCTGCTGTGGCCAtgcggctatttttagcacattagctgGATCAAAGCTAGCGCAGATGTGCCTACGCAAGCTCGAAATGACTCCTCCAGCTCGAATGTAGCCAGACCCTAGATCACAGCAGTACGGACTGAGCTGTGCAGCGGGGCATACAATGAAAGTGGTGGTCACAGTCCAGGCCCTAGTGGCTCAGAGTCCCCATTGCACCCAATTAGGCTCGGCAGAGCGGCTAACAGTTATATTGGCAGACCCTGCTCCTCTCTAAGCTCTAGAGGTGGCTGTTGCCGAGTGAGAGGTGAGGCACATCAGCAAGGAACTGCAAGGGGCTGAGGTCCTGCCTGCCTGCGCTGCAGGTTTTCTAAGCTTTGCACTTTTGTGCTGCCTCCCGGCACCTCCCACCACCACTAGATCCCCAGTTCGTGTAGGGCAAAACCCTGGATGGAGTtctaaggacagccctgcagTGATCCAGCAGGCTTGGAAAAAGGAAGGCGTGGGGGGCAGATTCTGGAAACGGAGAGAAACTAAGACCCCTCTTGCAGGTGTCCTAAATTAACCATATATTGACACAGTGCCCTTCATTCCAAAGGATTCCAACACACTTCCCAGACTACACACACAGGAACCTTTGcctgtgaaatgcagccacttctggggaagAACCCAATAGCCATTTAACAATGCCCAGCCCTACTGcataacagtttaggacaggGAGTTAAAAAAGAATTCTGACCAGAGCTGAAGCTTCCATTTCAATCAGCCGAATACAATCACCCCAGCTAAAATTTGGCCAGGAAAGAGGCCCACGGGATATTTAACAGGCAGCTAGGACCTTGGTTTTATTTCTCATCTCCCACAACCCCACAGGGCACTGGTTCAATACTGACTCAGCAGGAAGAGGGCCATCTGCTGAATGAACA comes from the Chelonia mydas isolate rCheMyd1 chromosome 15, rCheMyd1.pri.v2, whole genome shotgun sequence genome and includes:
- the VSIG10 gene encoding V-set and immunoglobulin domain-containing protein 10 isoform X3 — its product is MRLPGWSPAALLLAACLWRLPPGRGAAGTEEVIIGEAGESVVLLCRNVSERADEVDWFHGDPGTVPPLFSSNAKLPQDARLSLVDNSSLHILALRPQDEGNYTCKDVLNEIVREHRVQLLVASGPSNVSVSISPAAALPNGTVYVDKRDTVMFSCTSSSHPEPTMTWTFQLPSSAPETFTEVNGSSTVYTLQNLSSRFQGNYSCTARNPLSGRSRTSTKELLVYYPPLSVPRCWAQTAQVGLMLQLFCNWPGGYPHPVLQWTEEGRDLENSSWVVNATGTGDTHVETLSSSRLFHGKVFKCVGSHILKQEEEQPTCTVQIKAPLLATEPLKTCFVGGTVSLTCQVMESNPSARISWLRNVSQPEVEIQSGGRYLVTQEGSVSNLTIQNCSHNADEGYYVCKAENPVGLKEAYVSLTVKSSIFRNQDSNDVFVLVDSDGEEEEEEGQEEEATGKSNVLRVTALVNGNSTQAGYGHHFTESDISELHSELSTEEVESEERPATQRQILPFLDEMGGTVGGS
- the VSIG10 gene encoding V-set and immunoglobulin domain-containing protein 10 isoform X1: MRLPGWSPAALLLAACLWRLPPGRGAAGTEEVIIGEAGESVVLLCRNVSERADEVDWFHGDPGTVPPLFSSNAKLPQDARLSLVDNSSLHILALRPQDEGNYTCKDVLNEIVREHRVQLLVASGPSNVSVSISPAAALPNGTVYVDKRDTVMFSCTSSSHPEPTMTWTFQLPSSAPETFTEVNGSSTVYTLQNLSSRFQGNYSCTARNPLSGRSRTSTKELLVYYPPLSVPRCWAQTAQVGLMLQLFCNWPGGYPHPVLQWTEEGRDLENSSWVVNATGTGDTHVETLSSSRLFHGKVFKCVGSHILKQEEEQPTCTVQIKAPLLATEPLKTCFVGGTVSLTCQVMESNPSARISWLRNVSQPEVEIQSGGRYLVTQEGSVSNLTIQNCSHNADEGYYVCKAENPVGLKEAYVSLTVKKPVNIVGVVGTVVVLLLLGILVIAGIILYYNPLLCLKGSIFRNQDSNDVFVLVDSDGEEEEEEGQEEEATGKSNVLRVTALVNGNSTQAGYGHHFTESDISELHSELSTEEVESEERPATQRQILPFLDEMGGTVGGS
- the VSIG10 gene encoding V-set and immunoglobulin domain-containing protein 10 isoform X2, encoding MVTVNAEMGTEEVIIGEAGESVVLLCRNVSERADEVDWFHGDPGTVPPLFSSNAKLPQDARLSLVDNSSLHILALRPQDEGNYTCKDVLNEIVREHRVQLLVASGPSNVSVSISPAAALPNGTVYVDKRDTVMFSCTSSSHPEPTMTWTFQLPSSAPETFTEVNGSSTVYTLQNLSSRFQGNYSCTARNPLSGRSRTSTKELLVYYPPLSVPRCWAQTAQVGLMLQLFCNWPGGYPHPVLQWTEEGRDLENSSWVVNATGTGDTHVETLSSSRLFHGKVFKCVGSHILKQEEEQPTCTVQIKAPLLATEPLKTCFVGGTVSLTCQVMESNPSARISWLRNVSQPEVEIQSGGRYLVTQEGSVSNLTIQNCSHNADEGYYVCKAENPVGLKEAYVSLTVKKPVNIVGVVGTVVVLLLLGILVIAGIILYYNPLLCLKGSIFRNQDSNDVFVLVDSDGEEEEEEGQEEEATGKSNVLRVTALVNGNSTQAGYGHHFTESDISELHSELSTEEVESEERPATQRQILPFLDEMGGTVGGS
- the VSIG10 gene encoding V-set and immunoglobulin domain-containing protein 10 isoform X4, producing MCSQYRDCSKQGGDFTCFQLLFPENLCEVGGPSNVSVSISPAAALPNGTVYVDKRDTVMFSCTSSSHPEPTMTWTFQLPSSAPETFTEVNGSSTVYTLQNLSSRFQGNYSCTARNPLSGRSRTSTKELLVYYPPLSVPRCWAQTAQVGLMLQLFCNWPGGYPHPVLQWTEEGRDLENSSWVVNATGTGDTHVETLSSSRLFHGKVFKCVGSHILKQEEEQPTCTVQIKAPLLATEPLKTCFVGGTVSLTCQVMESNPSARISWLRNVSQPEVEIQSGGRYLVTQEGSVSNLTIQNCSHNADEGYYVCKAENPVGLKEAYVSLTVKKPVNIVGVVGTVVVLLLLGILVIAGIILYYNPLLCLKGSIFRNQDSNDVFVLVDSDGEEEEEEGQEEEATGKSNVLRVTALVNGNSTQAGYGHHFTESDISELHSELSTEEVESEERPATQRQILPFLDEMGGTVGGS